The proteins below are encoded in one region of Telopea speciosissima isolate NSW1024214 ecotype Mountain lineage chromosome 10, Tspe_v1, whole genome shotgun sequence:
- the LOC122641528 gene encoding WAT1-related protein At5g64700-like isoform X1: protein MRALKICAPYMAMVVVQVGYAGFNILMKIALNKGLSQLVFIVYRHLISMLLLGPLAYFLERKQRPSLSIPIMIKVFFLSTFGTTICLNVFYAGLNYTSPTVASALGNVTPGFTFVMALLLRLEKLRIKSAKGRAKVYGTLICIGGAMVFIFWKGGYHFKSLTRSPLIDIDGTSGSVHGSIRHHKEDWIKGSLLILISFIAWSAWLILQSLVSDVYPAPLSLNTLVCFFASLQSSVLALFLDRKPTSWRVEWNVQLLIIIYSGIVNSALGYYLQTWCIKEKGPVFAAMFFPLQLVIVGIFSAIVFAERLHLGSLIGAFLIVVGLYTVLWGKSTNSYSEGKVGNDDKSSLDDHQTLEISLANQPLCLTIPTTTEKN, encoded by the exons ATGAGAGCCTTGAAGATATGTGCTCCTTATATGGCCATGGTGGTGGTACAGGTTGGTTATGCTGGATTCAACATTCTCATGAAGATTGCTCTCAATAAAGGACTCAGTCAATTAGTCTTTATAGTGTACAGACACTTGATTTCCATGCTCTTGTTAGGCCCTTTAGCCTATTTCCTTGAGAG GAAACAACGCCCATCTCTTTCTATTCCTATAATGATAAAGGTTTTCTTCCTATCAACATTTGGGACTACTATTTGTCTCAATGTCTTCTATGCTGGCCTTAATTACACTTCCCCAACTGTTGCGAGTGCTTTAGGTAATGTAACCCCAGGTTTCACATTTGTTATGGCACTTCTGCTCAGGTTGGAGAAATTGAGGATCAAGAGTGCTAAGGGGAGAGCTAAGGTCTATGGTACATTGATTTGTATTGGTGGGGCCATGGTTTTTATATTTTGGAAAGGAGGGTACCACTTCAAAAGCTTGACTAGAAGTCCATTGATCGACATTGATGGAACCAGCGGTTCTGTTCATGGGTCAATAAGGCACCACAAAGAGGACTGGATCAAAGGTTCACTTCTTATTCTCATCAGCTTTATTGCCTGGAGTGCATGGCTCATACTACAGTCACTGGTCTCTGATGTCTATCCAGCCCCGTTATCATTGAACactttggtttgtttctttgcttCGTTGCAATCTTCTGTTCTTGCTCTATTCTTGGATAGGAAACCAACGTCGTGGAGAGTGGAGTGGAATGTCCAGCTCTTGATCATCATCTATTCA gGAATTGTCAACTCAGCCTTAGGGTACTACCTACAAACATGGTGTATCAAAGAGAAAGGACCAGTTTTTGCAGCTATGTTTTTTCCCTTGCAGCTGGTGATTGTCGGTATATTCTCAGCAATTGTCTTTGCTGAGCGGCTTCACTTGGGAAG CTTGATCGGTGCATTCCTCATTGTTGTGGGCCTTTATACCGTATTATGGGGCAAAAGCACAAACAGTTACAGTGAAGGGAAGGTTGGGAACGATGATAAAAGTTCTTTGGATGATCATCAGACACTTGAGATCTCCTTAGCTAATCAACCCTTATGCCTGACCATCCCAACCACAACTGAGAAGAACTGA